A single region of the Triticum dicoccoides isolate Atlit2015 ecotype Zavitan chromosome 2B, WEW_v2.0, whole genome shotgun sequence genome encodes:
- the LOC119365726 gene encoding uncharacterized protein LOC119365726 gives MEGWLNQMGMIRIAVLSSFAAHLVLILLAGIRRRTASGGRMLLLWLAYQLANWAAAYALGNLSFGSRLQEQPQLVAFWAPFLLHHLGGPDNISAYSLEDNVLSGRQALNAFVQVGGAIYVVYKHIYLGGGDRALLRASIIILTVGVAKYVERVFALRRGNLGNIRSSNKKKKISRFTDVSGSRKGTVLDNEQALMVAHNMFPFCQHAMTDSSVNMDSPDLDASREMFSFGWESMCKVVEMELSLMYDILYTKAAMVHTWGGYLIRFLSPIATVTAFVLFLFYSKDGQRREDLVITYTLLTATFILDVRWLFGAVGSTWMHMFLQARPRCWLHHNVLCSGSVIWRHLRRVVVSLHRSWLALLMAPSSYRMWSGTIGQYSLLHECTRTCDTTTLCRRAAKKIGLEEGWNEHRHSESEGLKLSEDVKRLVFERVRKILKSTYEVDKDEEAAYSMNDVTTFWGQAAAKRRRRKLQRFRLAFGREFQEDILVWHIATQVFLTSDDGKLYAETKHAKAIKALSEYLMFLVAVRRHMLPGLVLRSLYEVTKESLQDVWRDEVGTSSIQGSSLTVSGREEKLARILRDKKDADSQWGLEHDKTRLVSDGANIAMVLLSADESEMPELLELVFNVWVDKLLYAGTRCSRESHARQLSRGGELTTIVWILAEHAGPFQIGQRGPDNKKQEPCPPPPPPPLPPPPMYTPERPPWWSIVIPPPPPPPPMVEQPKKEEPLPPPAPMESKQKPYPPRPHRERSRRYATLYPVD, from the coding sequence ATGGAAGGATGGCTGAACCAGATGGGGATGATCCGGATAGCAGTCCTTTCAAGCTTTGCTGCACATCTTGTTCTCATCCTCCTTGCCGGGATTCGTCGGCGTACAGCCTCCGGTGGGCGGATGCTCCTTCTGTGGCTGGCGTACCAGCTGGCCAACTGGGCCGCGGCGTATGCCCTTGGTAACCTGTCCTTCGGCAGCAGGTTGCAGGAGCAGCCGCAGCTGGTCGCGTTCTGGGCGCCATTCCTCTTGCATCATCTCGGCGGCCCGGACAACATTAGCGCCTACTCCCTCGAGGACAATGTGCTGTCAGGGCGGCAAGCACTCAATGCCTTCGTGCAGGTCGGGGGAGCCATTTATGTCGTGTACAAGCACATATACCTCGGCGGTGGCGACAGAGCTTTGCTTCGGGCATCCATCATCATTCTCACCGTCGGTGTTGCCAAGTATGTGGAGAGGGTGTTCGCACTACGGCGAGGCAACTTGGGCAACATCCGGAGCTCaaacaagaagaagaaaataagCAGATTCACTGATGTCTCGGGCTCCAGAAAGGGAACTGTGCTGGACAATGAGCAAGCCCTGATGGTTGCCCACAACATGTTCCCATTCTGCCAGCATGCAATGACTGATTCTTCTGTCAACATGGATTCACCTGACCTTGATGCAAGCAGAGAAATGTTCTCTTTTGGGTGGGAGAGTATGTGCAAGGTGGTGGAGATGGAGCTTTCTCTCATGTACGACATCCTCTACACCAAGGCAGCCATGGTCCACACCTGGGGCGGCTACTTGATCCGTTTTCTTTCGCCAATCGCCACCGTCACAGCATTTGTTCTGTTTCTGTTCTACAGCAAAGACGGCCAGAGGAGAGAAGATCTGGTCATCACCTACACCTTGCTGACAGCTACCTTCATCCTGGACGTGAGATGGCTGTTTGGGGCAGTTGGGTCTACTTGGATGCACATGTTCCTGCAGGCTCGGCCACGGTGCTGGCTTCACCACAATGTTTTGTGCTCTGGGTCTGTGATATGGCGCCACCTCCGCCGTGTCGTCGTGTCTCTGCACCGTAGCTGGCTAGCCCTTCTCATGGCGCCGAGCAGCTACAGAATGTGGTCGGGCACCATTGGGCAGTACAGCCTGCTGCACGAGTGCACCCGTACCTGTGACACGACAACTCTGTGCAGGAGAGCAGCCAAGAAAATTGGATTGGAAGAGGGTTGGAACGAACACCGGCACTCTGAGTCTGAAGGTCTTAAGCTTTCAGAAGATGTCAAGAGGTTGGTGTTCGAACGTGTACGGAAGATACTCAAGTCAACATACGAGGTCGACAAGGATGAGGAGGCTGCATATTCCATGAATGACGTTACGACGTTCTGGGGTCAGGCGGCAGCCAAGAGGCGTCGGAGGAAACTGCAGAGATTCCGGCTGGCATTTGGCCGTGAGTTCCAGGAGGACATCCTTGTGTGGCACATCGCCACGCAAGTTTTCCTGACGAGTGATGATGGCAAGTTGTATGCAGAGACGAAACATGCCAAGGCGATCAAGGCGCTGTCGGAGTACCTCATGTTCCTTGTCGCCGTGCGCCGACACATGCTACCGGGCCTTGTTCTCCGCAGCCTGTACGAAGTAACCAAGGAGTCCTTGCAGGATGTATGGCGTGATGAGGTTGGGACCAGTTCCATTCAAGGTTCCAGTTTGACGGTGAGCGGCAGGGAAGAGAAGCTTGCCAGAATCCTCCGTGACAAGAAGGACGCAGACAGTCAGTGGGGTCTTGAGCATGATAAAACTCGTCTGGTCTCCGACGGAGCTAATATTGCCATGGTGCTGCTCAGCGCCGATGAGTCAGAGATGCCAGAACTGCTGGAGCTCGTCTTCAACGTGTGGGTGGACAAGCTGTTGTATGCGGGCACCCGATGCAGCCGGGAATCCCATGCCAGGCAGCTCAGCCGTGGTGGTGAGCTCACGACCATCGTGTGGATTCTGGCAGAACATGCTGGCCCATTTCAGATCGGCCAACGCGGCCCAGATAATAAAAAACAGGAACCttgtcctccgccgccgccgccgccactgccgccgccACCCATGTATACGCCCGAGAGACCGCCATGGTGGAGCATAGTGATtccgccaccgccacctccaccGCCGATGGTCGAACAACCCAAAAAGGAGGAACCTCTTCCACCGCCAGCGCCGATGGAAAGCAAACAGAAACCATATCCGCCACGGCCGCATCGTGAGAGGAGTAGAAGGTATGCTACGCTATATCCAGTGGACTGA